The Synechococcus sp. MU1617 genome window below encodes:
- a CDS encoding AbrB family transcriptional regulator — MLTGAELLNRVKELGDCAKTDLAKGCGYVVKKKDGSEQVKFTAFYEALLEAKGLSFSTGGSGVGKGGRKLSYKAVVQGNGNLLIGKAYTALLELQPGDEYEIKLGRKQIRLIPVGGSEEED, encoded by the coding sequence ATGCTTACCGGAGCTGAATTGCTCAACCGTGTCAAGGAACTTGGCGATTGCGCCAAAACAGATCTGGCCAAAGGTTGTGGCTACGTCGTCAAAAAGAAAGACGGCTCTGAACAGGTGAAATTCACCGCGTTCTACGAGGCTTTGCTGGAAGCCAAGGGCCTGTCGTTCTCTACCGGCGGATCCGGTGTGGGCAAAGGTGGTCGCAAGCTTTCCTACAAAGCTGTGGTTCAGGGCAATGGCAATCTGTTGATCGGCAAGGCCTACACCGCCCTCTTGGAACTGCAGCCCGGTGATGAATATGAGATCAAGCTCGGACGCAAGCAGATCCGCCTGATTCCAGTTGGCGGCTCTGAAGAAGAGGATTGA
- a CDS encoding lipocalin-like domain-containing protein, with translation MSVSSVQPAQAIPSTTVHGAWQLLSYDVEEKSNSKTFAPMGENPTGYVIFTPEGRLSFMLSAEGRQPGSTAEERSALLSSMIAYTGIYRLEGDRWITQVDGAWNPEWVGTEQTRFFAIDGDLLTVHTPWRVMPNWPEKGLTRSIVRFQRCR, from the coding sequence GTGAGCGTCAGTTCGGTTCAGCCCGCCCAAGCCATCCCCTCCACCACCGTTCATGGCGCGTGGCAACTGTTGAGCTACGACGTTGAAGAAAAATCCAACAGCAAAACCTTCGCACCGATGGGCGAGAACCCCACGGGCTATGTGATCTTCACGCCGGAGGGCCGTCTCTCCTTCATGCTCTCGGCGGAAGGTCGCCAACCGGGCAGCACCGCTGAGGAGCGATCTGCCCTGCTGAGCAGCATGATCGCCTACACCGGCATCTACCGACTCGAGGGTGACCGCTGGATCACCCAGGTGGATGGGGCATGGAACCCGGAATGGGTGGGCACGGAACAGACCCGCTTTTTTGCGATCGACGGCGACCTGCTCACGGTGCACACCCCCTGGCGGGTGATGCCCAATTGGCCCGAGAAAGGCCTCACCCGCAGCATTGTTCGCTTTCAGCGCTGCCGCTGA
- a CDS encoding cytochrome P450: MATTPLPSTGAVSGLGETLAFFTQADFAQRRFHAHGDVFETKLLAQRMVFIRGERAIGDLFGQSDSLEGWWPESVRQLLGSQSLANRTGPGHKARRRVVGQLFSSAALVRYTPSIQQLVEELCQELISTNTPLPLAARMRRFAFAVIASTVLGLDGVSRDALFADFEIWTRALFSIPLAIPGTPFAKAMAARQRLLNRIKGVLKAGGNQGGLDLLSGGLDEAGIPLDDDDLAEQLLLLLFAGYETTASSLSCLFRALLLNPEVESWLREGLADNPASPRLDATVLEVMRLTPPVGGFFRRSLAPIELAGVAVPASSVIQVVLSPTSISDDDDLETFRPQRHLDGSFKQTLLPFGGGERVCLGKALAELEIRLMAVGLLEAVELQLQPEQDLTLQLIPSPTPKDGLLVQAAAR, encoded by the coding sequence ATGGCCACCACCCCCCTCCCCAGCACGGGCGCCGTCAGCGGACTAGGGGAAACCCTGGCCTTCTTCACCCAGGCGGATTTCGCCCAACGGCGCTTCCACGCCCACGGCGATGTGTTCGAAACCAAGCTGCTGGCCCAACGGATGGTGTTCATCCGCGGCGAACGGGCCATCGGCGATCTGTTTGGGCAAAGCGACTCCCTCGAGGGCTGGTGGCCGGAGAGTGTGCGGCAACTGCTGGGCAGCCAATCGCTGGCCAACCGAACAGGCCCCGGCCACAAAGCACGGCGGCGAGTGGTGGGGCAACTGTTCTCCAGCGCAGCGCTGGTGCGCTACACCCCGTCGATTCAGCAGTTGGTGGAGGAGCTCTGCCAGGAGTTGATCAGCACAAACACACCGCTGCCACTGGCGGCGCGGATGCGGCGCTTCGCCTTTGCGGTGATCGCCAGCACGGTGCTGGGACTGGATGGTGTCAGCCGTGACGCCCTGTTCGCCGACTTTGAGATCTGGACCCGGGCGCTGTTCTCGATTCCGCTGGCGATTCCGGGCACCCCCTTCGCCAAGGCGATGGCGGCACGCCAACGGCTGCTGAACAGGATCAAAGGCGTTCTTAAAGCGGGAGGCAACCAGGGCGGGCTGGATCTGCTGAGCGGAGGCTTGGATGAAGCCGGCATTCCCCTGGACGATGACGACCTGGCCGAACAGCTGCTGCTGTTGCTGTTTGCCGGCTACGAGACCACCGCCTCATCCTTGAGCTGCCTGTTCCGGGCCCTGCTGCTCAACCCGGAGGTGGAGAGCTGGTTGCGTGAGGGATTAGCGGACAACCCGGCATCACCACGGTTGGATGCAACGGTGCTGGAGGTGATGCGGCTGACGCCTCCGGTGGGGGGATTCTTCCGGCGCAGCCTGGCGCCAATCGAGCTGGCTGGGGTGGCCGTTCCCGCAAGTAGCGTGATTCAAGTGGTGCTAAGCCCCACCTCGATCAGTGATGACGACGATCTGGAGACATTCCGGCCGCAACGTCACCTGGATGGGTCGTTCAAGCAAACGCTGCTGCCCTTCGGCGGCGGCGAACGGGTCTGCCTGGGCAAGGCCCTGGCGGAACTGGAGATTCGCCTGATGGCGGTGGGACTGCTGGAGGCGGTGGAGCTGCAGCTGCAGCCGGAACAAGACCTGACGCTGCAGCTGATCCCCAGCCCCACTCCTAAAGATGGACTGCTGGTTCAGGCTGCAGCGCGGTGA
- a CDS encoding phycobilisome rod-core linker polypeptide: MPALKYKRDFTHDQRVSFAFANSATATKSASSNAGKAASSTAEYKQNQCASMGIGMGPRIHEVCPFSAVNHSYASTGSSALEAAIASAYKQVFGNIGISDSQRLTSLEAFLCDGRINVQGFMGGLVKSDLYKQKFFHAVSPMRGIELTTKHLLGRPPVSQQEISAGIQLIADQGFDAFVDSLTHSEEYLETFGTDTVPYLRGFKSEARAACSTFVGMADITPANASAEHVMYTGPLLVKRLTKDLSGFSAGGAAFSGDGSGFSYTNAVKNARNSAHRRMYGGKFNYGSY, encoded by the coding sequence ATGCCAGCTCTGAAGTACAAGCGGGATTTCACCCACGATCAACGGGTGTCCTTCGCCTTTGCGAACTCCGCGACTGCCACCAAGAGCGCCAGCTCCAACGCCGGCAAAGCTGCATCCAGCACTGCTGAATACAAGCAGAACCAATGCGCCTCGATGGGCATCGGCATGGGTCCTCGGATCCATGAGGTCTGCCCCTTCTCGGCGGTGAACCACTCCTATGCCTCCACCGGCAGTTCGGCCCTGGAAGCAGCCATCGCTTCGGCCTACAAGCAGGTGTTCGGCAACATCGGCATCTCCGATAGCCAGCGTCTCACCTCCTTGGAAGCCTTCCTCTGTGATGGCCGCATCAACGTGCAGGGCTTCATGGGCGGCCTGGTCAAGTCCGACCTCTACAAGCAGAAGTTCTTCCATGCCGTGTCGCCCATGCGCGGCATTGAGCTCACCACCAAGCACCTGCTTGGTCGTCCTCCTGTGAGTCAGCAGGAAATCAGCGCTGGCATCCAGTTGATTGCTGACCAGGGCTTCGATGCCTTCGTCGACAGCCTCACCCACTCCGAGGAATATCTCGAGACCTTCGGTACCGACACGGTTCCCTACCTGCGCGGCTTCAAGTCGGAAGCCCGGGCCGCCTGCTCCACCTTCGTGGGCATGGCTGACATCACCCCAGCCAACGCCAGTGCCGAGCACGTGATGTACACCGGCCCTCTGCTGGTGAAGCGTCTCACCAAAGACCTCAGCGGATTCTCTGCTGGCGGCGCTGCCTTCTCCGGCGATGGCAGCGGCTTCTCGTACACCAACGCCGTCAAGAACGCCCGTAACAGCGCCCACCGCCGCATGTATGGCGGCAAGTTCAACTACGGCAGCTATTGA
- a CDS encoding response regulator transcription factor, translating to MELRLESRALHEAIEATAEFFKTQRVVACCGDRLTLTCLCLAEPIRRAVVGAATTEEEGFELVLRHKPSLLICTSDLETGYGMNLLRRVKAELPTCQLLIVLVRETQAVVQEAMQAYADAVIFKSSLGTGKGDFIQALHTLSEGGVYFPEEIRKLGAAEAPNPHLPPLIEELTERELEVVAGVARGLTNQGIGSSLGISVETVKTHVVNAKDKLGAADRTQLAVMALLYGLIDPLG from the coding sequence ATGGAGCTGCGGCTCGAGTCGCGCGCGTTGCATGAAGCCATCGAAGCGACGGCTGAGTTTTTCAAGACCCAGCGGGTGGTGGCCTGCTGCGGTGATCGGCTCACCCTCACCTGCCTCTGCTTGGCGGAGCCGATTCGCCGTGCCGTGGTGGGTGCCGCCACCACCGAAGAGGAGGGGTTTGAGCTGGTGCTGCGCCACAAGCCGAGCCTGTTGATCTGCACGTCGGATCTGGAGACCGGCTACGGCATGAACCTGCTGCGACGGGTCAAGGCGGAGCTGCCCACCTGCCAGCTGTTGATCGTGCTGGTGCGTGAAACCCAGGCCGTGGTGCAGGAGGCGATGCAGGCCTATGCCGATGCGGTGATCTTCAAATCAAGCCTGGGCACCGGCAAGGGCGATTTCATCCAGGCTCTCCACACCCTTTCCGAAGGCGGCGTCTATTTCCCTGAGGAGATTCGCAAGCTCGGTGCGGCCGAGGCTCCGAACCCGCACCTGCCGCCCTTGATTGAAGAGCTCACCGAGCGAGAACTGGAGGTGGTGGCTGGCGTCGCCCGCGGCCTCACCAACCAGGGCATCGGCAGCAGCCTCGGTATCTCGGTGGAAACGGTGAAGACCCACGTGGTGAATGCCAAAGACAAGTTGGGTGCTGCTGATCGCACCCAGTTGGCTGTGATGGCGTTGCTCTACGGCCTGATCGATCCCCTCGGCTGA
- a CDS encoding orange carotenoid-binding protein, giving the protein MFTLDKARQIFPDTLTADAVPAITARFKLLSAEDQLALIWFAYLEMGQTITVAAPGAARMQLARPILEQIVAMSFDEQTKVMCDLASKINSPISSTYAYWSVNVKLCFWYELGEYMRQGKVAPIPQGYKLSANANSVLEAVKKVEQGQQITLLRNFVVDMGFDPNIDDDKIVTEPIVAPTPVEEREEIFIPGVLNQTILSYMQLLNANDFDQLIDLFLNDGALQPPFQRPIVGREAILKFFKRDCQNLKLMPQGGFGEPAEGGFNQIKVTGKVQTPWFGREVGMNVAWRFLLDENDKIYFVAIDLLASPAELLKLGAK; this is encoded by the coding sequence ATGTTCACGCTCGATAAAGCCCGCCAGATCTTCCCGGACACCCTCACCGCTGATGCCGTTCCGGCCATCACGGCACGCTTCAAGCTTTTGTCAGCAGAAGACCAGCTCGCCCTGATCTGGTTCGCCTACCTCGAGATGGGCCAGACCATCACCGTGGCAGCCCCCGGTGCTGCTCGGATGCAACTGGCTCGCCCAATCCTCGAGCAGATCGTGGCCATGAGCTTCGACGAGCAGACCAAGGTCATGTGCGACTTGGCCTCCAAGATCAATAGCCCGATCTCCAGCACCTACGCCTACTGGTCAGTAAACGTGAAGCTCTGCTTCTGGTACGAGCTGGGCGAATACATGCGTCAGGGCAAAGTCGCCCCCATCCCCCAGGGCTACAAGCTTTCCGCCAACGCCAACTCCGTGCTGGAAGCGGTGAAGAAGGTGGAGCAGGGCCAGCAAATCACCCTGCTGCGGAATTTCGTTGTCGACATGGGATTCGATCCCAACATCGACGACGACAAGATCGTGACCGAGCCGATCGTCGCCCCGACCCCAGTGGAAGAGCGCGAGGAGATTTTCATCCCCGGCGTTCTGAACCAGACGATCCTCAGCTACATGCAGCTGTTGAATGCAAACGATTTTGATCAGCTGATCGATCTCTTCCTCAACGATGGGGCACTTCAGCCCCCCTTCCAACGTCCAATCGTGGGCCGCGAAGCCATCCTGAAGTTCTTCAAGCGCGACTGCCAGAACCTGAAGTTGATGCCCCAAGGCGGCTTCGGCGAACCGGCAGAAGGCGGCTTCAACCAGATCAAGGTCACCGGCAAGGTGCAGACCCCGTGGTTCGGCCGCGAAGTGGGCATGAACGTGGCCTGGCGTTTCCTGCTCGATGAGAACGACAAAATCTATTTCGTTGCCATCGACCTGCTCGCCTCACCCGCTGAACTGCTCAAGCTTGGTGCCAAGTGA
- a CDS encoding fatty acid desaturase yields the protein MPSDSLTSSPQRGLQLGALIGISWLVTLVIGLRFDLDQWHPLAITTWVLVRSFLHTGLFILAHDAMHDSLVPGHGLINQRIGRVCLWLYAGLNYDICKRNHHRHHQMPESEADPDFCPTHNRSLLAWLVRFLRNYLNPAQLSRLILVLTVLLLAAQPHQSQPLITVSVIFLLPLLISTAQLFFVGTYLPHRKEYKQTGHEVSIKSLNLHPFVSLLACYHFGYHLEHHNHPKAPWFLLPELRTGRLVL from the coding sequence GTGCCAAGTGACAGCCTGACGAGCAGCCCTCAACGGGGTCTCCAGCTGGGAGCACTGATCGGAATCTCCTGGCTGGTGACGCTGGTCATCGGCCTGCGGTTTGACCTCGATCAGTGGCATCCCCTGGCAATCACCACCTGGGTCCTGGTCCGCAGTTTTTTGCACACCGGCCTGTTCATCCTGGCCCACGACGCCATGCACGACAGCCTGGTGCCGGGGCATGGGTTGATCAATCAACGCATCGGTCGGGTGTGTTTGTGGCTCTACGCCGGCCTCAATTACGACATCTGCAAACGGAACCACCATCGCCATCACCAGATGCCGGAATCAGAAGCCGATCCCGACTTCTGCCCCACCCACAACCGATCACTGCTGGCTTGGTTGGTTCGCTTCCTGCGCAACTATCTCAACCCAGCACAACTCAGCCGACTGATCCTCGTTCTCACGGTTCTGCTGTTGGCAGCGCAACCCCATCAAAGCCAGCCACTTATCACAGTTTCTGTGATATTCCTGCTTCCTTTGCTGATCAGCACCGCACAACTTTTCTTTGTTGGCACTTACCTGCCCCATCGCAAAGAATACAAACAAACAGGCCACGAAGTTTCAATTAAAAGCTTGAATCTTCATCCGTTTGTATCACTGCTCGCTTGTTACCATTTTGGCTACCATCTCGAGCACCACAACCATCCCAAGGCTCCCTGGTTCCTGCTGCCGGAACTACGCACTGGTCGATTGGTTCTCTGA